TATTTTCATTCTGAATAAGAGTGTGTTTTAAGTGTGTTGTTAGTGTAATGGAGGGCACCGCAAACTTGGTGGTGTATCGCAACGGTGAGATAATACGTAATACTCATGAGGGAGTGAGGTTTGTGTGCCAGAATCCATTTTCGTTTGTGGTTTCATGCACCATGACATTAATGGAGCTGCAAAACGGCCTCTGTCAAAGCATGGAGAACAATACGTTAATGAGAGTGAGCAGAATTCTGTACCGGAATTCGGTTGTAGTTTTTGGTGGTCTAATACAGTTTGATACCATGCCGATCACTGACGAAGCAAGTATGCAGAATATGTTTCAAATTCACCAGCAGACTCAGATGCGACACCCACAGATTGAGTTGTACGTTCAGTTTGAAACCGTAGAGGCAGTAGTGATTCAAAATGATTTAAATATAGATGATGATAGAGCTGCAGTGTATGAAGGAATGAATACTGATAGCAAAGAGGACTTCGAAGCCACTTATGAAGCCGGCGACgaagacaaggatggtgatgtGGGAGTTGAGGCAGTAGCGGAGAATGTAGTGGTTCATCCCTCGAGCAGTCAACCGA
This sequence is a window from Arachis duranensis cultivar V14167 chromosome 2, aradu.V14167.gnm2.J7QH, whole genome shotgun sequence. Protein-coding genes within it:
- the LOC107475088 gene encoding uncharacterized protein LOC107475088, with protein sequence MEGTANLVVYRNGEIIRNTHEGVRFVCQNPFSFVVSCTMTLMELQNGLCQSMENNTLMRVSRILYRNSVVVFGGLIQFDTMPITDEASMQNMFQIHQQTQMRHPQIELYVQFETVEAVVIQNDLNIDDDRAAVYEGMNTDSKEDFEATYEAGDEDKDGDVGVEAVAENVVVHPSSSQPMYVPPLMRELDLDAMHGPEFPEYANIGIADPEDGEFWIGMEYSSRKSVVAAIRSYTISRGVDYDVYEPEPQTFYTKCKMYGRECDWLIRASLIRKKGCWEICRYNGRHTCTIGTISQDHSKLDSDTVAKTIRPLVETDPSIKVKSIIAEVYSRFNYTISY